The DNA segment GCATTTTTCATTTCAGTTTTACCTTATGTAGCAAGTTTTATATTAACATTTATCGCATATATTACAATATCATTATATATAATTAAAAAATAATGTAGAACTAACTGTAAATAAATACGAGATTTTGCAATCAGTATTTCTAGAAGTTGCTAATCTCATTACAAAAATGGAGGTTAAAGGGGCGGAAAGGGGATGGATAGTCCAAGAAAGTTTAAAAACTTTTATTGACATTAATGACTCCATCCCCCAGCTCGAGTGAAGGGCAACCAGCGTGAAAGTCCCCTCAAATGGTGATCTCTGAGCCACCCGAATTGATGGTGGTAACTTTGAACCCCTTGGTAGGGAACCCTTCCAGGGAGGAAGTCAGTTTAATACAATACGACTTATTACCTAATATCTTACTAGCATTACTTTTTGGTTTATTTTTAGCGTTATCTTATGAAAAGAAGCAATTAAAGTGAAAGGTTACATTTATTGATTAAAAATGAACAAATATTATGAGAAAATATCCTGGAGATTCAGTTTGTCACTTGTAGGGGCTTCAGCTTTTGCTGGAATTTACATGTCAACATTGTATCATGCTGATATCAATGATCAATTTGTACTTAAGATAAAAACATGAAAGATAATAAAAATATGTCACAATTCATGATAATATTACGTTTTTTGTTATTGTCAACGTATATTATATCTACAATCTTTAGCTAACTTTACGCAAACAGTGAATAATCTATTTACCTTTCTGCTTAAGGTAAATGTAAACCTTGTATCTTATGCAATCCATTAGCCTATCGTGATGGTCCGACATATGTAGAGCAATATAATCTAGAACGTCATCATTTTTAAGTAATTCTTCTACACTTGCTGTCGCATTCAGTATAAATCCTGGATCTGCTTTTGTGTTCTTAACTTTCCTGTTTTTAACGAGTTCTTTAAGGTATTCATCTGTGTAAGAAATCCACTTTTTAATTACAGCCTCTATGTCGTCTCTATTTACTCCTAGCTTCTTAGCAATTTGCTTTACCGGTCTATTCTCGCACCTCATTTGCGCAATTTTCTCCTCAATCTTGGGATTCATGACTTTCACTAGAGCCGCCGGCGGGATTTGAACCCGCGACCGCCGGCTTTCTTAGTAGGCCTTACAAGGCCGGCGCTCTACCCGCTGAGCTACGGCGGCATATTAAATTTTAGCTAATAACTTTAAAAGTTTATCAGCGTAGTTAACGGCTTTAGCAGAGAAAGGCTTATTAGGTGAATGTAAAAATAATAACTCAGCCGGGTCGTCTAGCGGTCAAGGATGGCGGGCTTTGGCCCCGTCGACCTGGGTTCGAATCCCAGCCCGGCTATATATTTTAAAATGTATGGGTAATATTTTATTGAGGTTAAAGATTTTGCCATTCTTTGGTATTTTTAAACGAAACAAAGAGAGAGAGCATTACATTTATGACGAACTAGGAGAATGGATAATAATTTCTGGGAATTCGAAGCTAGGATTTTTATATTCAGTAATTTCAAAAACTGTGTCCAAATTGGCAAAATATTATGATCTTTACATTTTACAGTTTCTTGAAGATTCAGAAATTAGGAATTTTTACACTATTAAAGCAATGATATCAACTAGATCTCCTATAAAGGATTCTTTACTTTCTTCTAAGCTTTCTCAAAATCTTTCAAAACATGGCACATTAGGTCAAATAGATGTTGTAAAATTAAGATACTGTGGAATGAATTACTTGTTTTTCAAATTTAACATTCTTATTAAGAAGAGTAAGAACGTCAAGGAAGACGTTAAGGTGCTTTTACCCCCCTTGGGAGTCAGCACTTCTGGAATTCCTTATTCAGTTAAAGATCTTTTTAAGTCGATTTTTGAGTATAATTCTAATGCAGTTTGCCAATCTATTCTGGAGTTTAAGGATGATAATACTGTGAAGATTTTAGCAAATTGTAGTGATTATGTAGACTTGGAAGGAATAAAATATTCCTTATCTTACTTTTCTAAAGATTTTAAGACAAGTGTTAAATCCTCTATTAGGTCTGTAGAAGTTGAGATTGAAGCAAAGGATTTTAATAGGCACGCATTGATTCCTTTACTTTGGAATAATTTTCTTGATATATATTCTACATCATCATCCTGCTAAATTAAATATAAATTTTGAGCTTTCGAATTATTCTTGGTGAATACTTCTGATAAAGGTAAACGATCTAGAAATTCCCACTCTTGACGATATTAGCTTTTCTGGTAATAAGCTTTTAGTAAGAATTGATATTAACTCACCCGTAGACCCAAAAACCGGTAAGTTAATTGATGATTCACGTATTAAAGCTTATAATGAAACTATAAAAGAGTTAGTAAATAAAGGGAATTCCTTAGTTTTAATTTCGCATCAAGGCAGACCTGGAGATAGTGATTTTATTTCACTTGAAGAGCACGCTGAGCTTTTGAGCAAATACTTGGATATGAACGTAGAATTCGTGGAAGACGTGATGGGACCTTATGCTAGAGAGAGAATAAAAAACATGAAGAGCGGTGAAGTAATTCTTTTAGATAACGTGAGATTCGTTTCTGAAGAGCTTATAGAAGCTCCACCTGCCCAGCACGCTAAAAGCTTTTTAGTTAAAAGGCTATCTCCTCTTTTTGACGGTTATGTTAATGATGCTTTTGCAACAGCTCACAGAAGTCAGGCTAGTATAGTAGGCTTTCCAATGGTTTTAAAATCCACAGCCGGCAGGGTAATGGAAAAAGAAGTCTCAGCCTTGGCAAAGATTTTTAACGCCGATGAATTTCCTAAAGTTTTTGTCTTAGGTGGAGGTAAGGTCCTAGACAGTATAAGAATAATAGAAAATCTAGTAAAAAGGAGGTTAGCTGACAGAATTCTAACAGGCGGTTTAATTGCAGAACTTTTTGCAGCAGCCAAAGGTTTAGATTTAGGTAAAGAAAATATGCAGATCTTGGAAAAGAAGGGGCTTATATCCTTAATTCCTAGGGCTAGGAAAATCCTTCTCTCGGGAGGTCCAATAGAAATTCCAGTAGACTTTAAGGTAGAGAAAGAAGGAAAGGTTGTTGAAGAACCAAGTAACAAGGTTACTGGAGTAATAAAAGATATAGGGAGCACAACTATGGGCATTTATTCATCATTTATAAAGGATGCAAAGGTAATAGTGATGAGGGGTCCAATGGGAGTAATAGAAGACGAAAGGTTTAGGGAGGGTAGTAAGAAATTACTTGATAGTGCCTTAGAAAGCCAAGGTTATCTTATAATAGGCGGTGGGCATATGATAAGCATGCTAGGTGGAGGTTCGGAAATAAATCCAAGTAAAGTTCACGTTTCAACTGGCGGCGGCGCATTGCTTTTATTTTTAGCTGGCGAAAGATTACCTGCACTTGAGGCTTTAGATCTTTCCTACAAGGAGGTGGTGAAGAAGAAATGATTAAGGTAGCATTAAATGGTTATGGAACTATTGGGAAAAGAGTAGCTAATGCAATTATGTTACAACCCGATATGAAATTAATAGGCATTGCAAAAACTTCGCCAAACTATGAGGCATTTGTAGCGCAAAAAATGGGTATAAATATTTATGTTCCTCAGGAATCAGTCAAATCCTTTGATGAGGCAGGAATAAAAGTTGCGGGAAATATAGAGGATATGGTAAAGGAGGCTGATATTGTAGTTGATGCTACTCCTAACGGAGTTGGTGCACAATATAAGGAGCTTTATCAAAAATTTAGTAAAAATGCCATATTTCAAGGTGGAGAAAAGGCTAACGTTGCAGATGTTTCTTTCTCTTCTCTTTGTAATTATAATGAAGCTATAGGAAAGAAATACATAAGAGTAGTGTCTTGCAATACTACTGCGTTACTTAGAACTATATGCACTTTAAATAAACTAAGTAAAGTTGAAAAAGTTAGGGCTACAATAGTTAGGAGAGCTGCAGATCCTAAAGAGGTTAAAAAGGGTCCTATAAACGCTTTAGTACCAGACCCTGCTTCAGTCCCTAGTCATCATGCTAAGGATGTCAACACTGTGCTTAAAGATCTTGATATAATAACAATGGCAGTTATTGCTCCAACAACATATATGCATATGCATTTACTTAACGTGACTCTTAAGTCTCAAGTAAGTAAAGAGGACGTCATAAGTCAGTTTTTGAATACAAGTAGGTTTCTGCTTGTAAGAGGCAAATCAAAAGTTAATTCTACTGCAGAAATTATTGAGGTTGCAAGAGATTTGGGTAGAATAAGGAATGATGTTCCGGAAGTAGTAATATTTGAAGATTCAATCTATACTAAGGGTAATGAAGTATTTTTAATGTACGCAGTTCATCAAGAGTCTATAGTAGTTCCTGAGAATATAGATGCAATAAGGGCTTCGTTAGATTTGGCTAGTGCAGAAGATTCGATAAAAATAACAAATACTAGTCTAAATATAGGTAAAGGGTATCTTATATGAGCTCTCCAACATATACCGTAAGTTTATGGTTTAGGAGAATCTTAGTTCCTGTGGACGGATCAGAAAATAGCATGAGAGCTTTAGAATTAGCAACAGATTTTAGCCTTAGATACGGTTCTAAAGTTACAGTAATTCATGTATGCAGTACTTGTGAGGAAGCCGAGCACGTTAAAAAGAAGGTTGAGGAAAGGATAGGAGATAAAATAGATTATGATTTTAAAATAATAAAAATGTCTAATGACAGTAGCGTTCCTAATGAGATCTTAAAAGTGATAAATGAGGACACTTTTGATGCAGTAATCATGGGTTCTAGAGGTACTTCAGTCAACAGTGATATAAATATAGGATCAACAGTGTTATCTGTTGCAGCAAATGCTTCAATAACTGTTATAATTGTTAGATAATCATTGGAATGCTCTTGCTAGAGTAGCTTGATAGGTCAACGTTAAATGTGTATTTTACTTCAAGGAACCTCTTTCTTAGTTCTATTACTTCCTTCTTAACCTCTTTAGGATCTTTTCCATCTATTGCGACTTTCTTCATTAATTCAGCAATTTCATCCATTTCGTCTTCTTTCATTCCGTATCTAGTCATTTCTTGAACTCCTATTCTTAATCCGCTAGGATTACTTACAGTTTCCGGAGTATCACAAGGCAATAAGTTTTTATTTA comes from the Acidianus infernus genome and includes:
- a CDS encoding phosphoglycerate kinase → MIKVNDLEIPTLDDISFSGNKLLVRIDINSPVDPKTGKLIDDSRIKAYNETIKELVNKGNSLVLISHQGRPGDSDFISLEEHAELLSKYLDMNVEFVEDVMGPYARERIKNMKSGEVILLDNVRFVSEELIEAPPAQHAKSFLVKRLSPLFDGYVNDAFATAHRSQASIVGFPMVLKSTAGRVMEKEVSALAKIFNADEFPKVFVLGGGKVLDSIRIIENLVKRRLADRILTGGLIAELFAAAKGLDLGKENMQILEKKGLISLIPRARKILLSGGPIEIPVDFKVEKEGKVVEEPSNKVTGVIKDIGSTTMGIYSSFIKDAKVIVMRGPMGVIEDERFREGSKKLLDSALESQGYLIIGGGHMISMLGGGSEINPSKVHVSTGGGALLLFLAGERLPALEALDLSYKEVVKKK
- a CDS encoding phosphorylating glyceraldehyde-3-phosphate dehydrogenase, encoding MIKVALNGYGTIGKRVANAIMLQPDMKLIGIAKTSPNYEAFVAQKMGINIYVPQESVKSFDEAGIKVAGNIEDMVKEADIVVDATPNGVGAQYKELYQKFSKNAIFQGGEKANVADVSFSSLCNYNEAIGKKYIRVVSCNTTALLRTICTLNKLSKVEKVRATIVRRAADPKEVKKGPINALVPDPASVPSHHAKDVNTVLKDLDIITMAVIAPTTYMHMHLLNVTLKSQVSKEDVISQFLNTSRFLLVRGKSKVNSTAEIIEVARDLGRIRNDVPEVVIFEDSIYTKGNEVFLMYAVHQESIVVPENIDAIRASLDLASAEDSIKITNTSLNIGKGYLI
- a CDS encoding universal stress protein, producing MSSPTYTVSLWFRRILVPVDGSENSMRALELATDFSLRYGSKVTVIHVCSTCEEAEHVKKKVEERIGDKIDYDFKIIKMSNDSSVPNEILKVINEDTFDAVIMGSRGTSVNSDINIGSTVLSVAANASITVIIVR